The genomic window ACCGTTCGGCTGTACCACGTCACCAGCAATCAGCAACTGGCCGAAGTCCAACTGGACGGCGGCGAATTGCCCGCCAGCCAACTGGCCATCGCGCCCAAGGACGACGCCATCGTCAGCATGAATGACCAGCAGTTGCAGATTTGGCAAGTCGACGCGAGCCACCCTGAAATCACTTGGTCTTCGATCTTTTCGGCCGTCTGGTACGAAGGCTATGAACATCCCGAACACTCCTGGCAGTCGTCCAGTGGAACGGATGAATTTGAAGAAAAATACGGCATGATCCCGCTGGTCTTTGGGACCCTAAAGTCGACTTTCTACTCGATGTTGTTTGCCGTTCCCCTGGCCCTGCTGGCGGCGATCTATACCAGCGAATTTTTACACCCCAAAACCAAGGCTCGAGTCAAGCCGACCATTGAAATCATGGCCAGCCTGCCCAGCGTGGTACTCGGGTTCCTGGCGGCCCTGTTCTTTGCTCCGCTGGTGGAAGATATCGTCCCGGAAGTTTTGACGGCGGTGGTAGCCATCCCCTTTGCGTTCCTGTTGGGCGCCTACTTATGGCAATTGCTGCCGGCGGCGGTAGAGGTGCGAGCCCGTCAGATTCGCATCTTTGGGATCTCACTGGCCTTGCCGATCGGCTTGGTCGCCGCGTTCCTGTTGGGCGATACGGTGGAAAGCTGGTTGTTTGCCGGCGACATCAAGGCCTGGCTGGATGGTCAGATCGGCACCGGCGCCGGAGCCTGGATGTTCATCCTGCTGCCGCTGAGCGCCGCGTCGGTGATCTGGTGCGTGAACTCGTATGTCACGCCGCGAATTCGCCGAGCCGGCCGGGCTTGGCAGCGGAGTCATTTTGCCCTGGTGGATTTTGGCAAGTTCTTGCTGGCGTGCCTGGCCACGCTGGCGATCGCTTATTTGGCGTCCACGCTGCTAAACGGAATGGGCTGGGACCCTCGCGGCAGTTACGTGGGCACCTACGTCCAACGCAACTCGCTGATCGTGGGGGCGATCATGGGGTTTGCCGTGATTCCGATCATTTACACGATCGCCGACGACGCCTTGTCCGCGGTGCCGGAATCGATCCGAGCCGCCTCGCTGGGTGCCGGAGCCACGCCCTGGCAAACCGCCATTCGCGTCGTAGTGCCGACCGCCATGAGCGGCCTGTTCTCGGCCATCATGGTGGGCCTGGGCCGAGCGGTGGGCGAAACCATGATCGTGCTGATGGCCGCCGGCAACACCGCCTTGATGGACCTGAACCTGTTTAATGGCTTCCGCACTCTGTCCGCCAATATTGCGGTCGAGCTGCCCGAAGCCGTCATCAATAGCAGCCACTACAGGATGTTGTTCCTGGCAGCCCTGCTGTTGTTCTTAATTACCTTCGTCGTCAATACGGTCGCGGAAGTCATCCGGCTTCGGTTTCGCAAGCGGGCATTTCAACTATGAGTATCGAAACGGAACCTGCACCGGATTCCCTGCCGGCCGCCCCCACCGCCCCCTCCAGCAATACAGGCTTGAAGCGACGGTTAGTCGGTGGCGGGCAATCGCTGGCCGCCCGCTCCGAGCCCATGCTCTGGCTGCACGGCGGCGCCCTGGTGATCTGTATGGTGATGATCGTGGGGCTGTTGCTGCTGGTCATCTACCAAGGGGCCACGACTTTTTGGCCGGGAGCCATCACCCAGGTACGCACGCTTGATGGCGATACGATCCTTGGCGAAGTCGCTCGCAACGACCGCTACGAACTGGGCTATGGCGACATCGACATGTTCAGCGACCCGGTGCGTGAACAAGCCCTATCACTGCTAAACCCAAACTTTCAAAACAAGTTTACCGATCTCCGCGACAAACATGGGCTGGCGGATTTTGTAATCCAGCAAAGCCCCAGCGTCGAACGCACGCTACAAAAACACGTGTCGGGTTTGCCGCAAGTGAAAGCAGCGCCGGCGGTCGACCGCAAAGCACTCGTCGATGGCCTGACCGCGGCATTCGCGGCGAAGCAAACCGACGTGTCCGCCCAGTTGGCTACCCAGATCGAGACGGCGTTGCAAGCGGACGACTCCGGTGCGGCGTTGTTCGCTCTTTGGCAGCAGTGGAAACAGACCGACGAAACCTGGCAGGGCAATCCCGATCCCAATGCGATGCTGGCGGCGGTTCAACAAGATGACGAGGTGCTGGAAAGCCTGGTCGGTAATCGCTTGCTGACCCTGCAAAGTTATGACGTTTCGATTGCCGCCAAACGCCGCTTGTTTCGCACTGGCAATTATGAACTGACCAACGAACATTTTACCTGGGTAAACGACTTTGCCATTGAAGCCGACAGCGAAACCGACCCCGAGTGGGCGGTGCTGTTCGAACGTTTGACCTGGGGCCGGTTTTATGGTGTTCCCAAAGAACTGCAAATCGATGGAGTCGCGTCGGAAACGGATGCCAGCCCCGACAACACCTGGAGCCGTTTTTTGGAACTGCACCCCGAAGTTCGCGCTCGCTGGGCGCAACGACGTGAGCTGGAAATTTCCGAGACCGGCGAGATCAACCATGAATTGGAACAGGCCCGTCTGGAACTCCGCGGCGTCGAACTGGCCTACGGCAATGGCTCGCCCCAGTGGGAGCAAGCCGAGCAGGAATTCCAGCAGCAGAAAGCACAACTGGACGAGGCGTTTGCCGAAATCCGTGAGCAGATCCAAGACCTCGATAAAGAGAACGATCGTTACCAATTGATCGTCACCACTTCGGCCGGCCAGGATCACGCCATCCCACTGGCCGATATCGTCCGCACCTACCCGGCCAACCAGCTGGGGTTCGGGCAACGGCTGAGCATTTACTTTTCGCGGTGGTGGGAATTTTTGTCGGACGATCCGCGTGAAGCCAACAGCGAAGGCGGCGTGTTTCCGGCTATCTGGGGCACTGTGGTAATGACCCTGCTGATGTCCGTCGTGGTGGTTCCTTTCGGGGTGCTGGCGGCGCTGTACTTACGTGAATACGCCAAAGCGGGATGGATGGTCAGCATCGTTCGCATCGCCATCAACAACCTGGCCGGCGTTCCCAGTATTGTGTTCGGCGTGTTTGGATTGGGCTTTTTCTGTTACCTGATCGGAGCGTCGATTGACGAGCTGTTCTTTGAAACCAAATTGCCCAGTCCCACGTTTGGCACCGGTGGCATTATGTGGGCCGCCCTCACGCTGGCCCTGCTGACCTTGCCGGTTGTGATCGTAGCCACCGAAGAAGCCCTGGCGGCGGTTCCGCGATCGATGCGCGAAGGTTCCTTGGCTTGTGGCGCCACCAAATGGCAAACGATCCGCAGAATTGTGTTGCCGCGAGCGATGCCCGGCATCATGACGGGCATGATCCTAGCGATGGCCCGCGGGGCAGGGGAGGTCGCTCCGCTGATGCTGGTCGGGGCTGTCAAGTTGGCCCCGGAACTGCCCATGGACGGCAGGCTTCCGTTTGTGCACTTGGAACGCAGCTTCATGCACCTGGGCTTCCACATCTACGACCTGGGCTTTCAGAGCCAGAACAGCGAAGCCGCCAAACCGATGGTGTTTACCACCACGTTGCTGCTGATCGCTCTGATCGCGTTGATGAATTTTCTCGCCATCGGACTTCGCTCTCGCTTGAAAAAACGATTCGCATACAGCCAGTTTTAACCGCCCACTGCCACGCCTGGGACGCCCCTGGCTGCTGGCAGAACCGTACTCCTTTTCGGAACCGACAATGTCGCGTGAAACCCTCCCTCAAGAAAACGCCTCCGGTGCCGATGCGTCCGACGATGCCGGCCCCCGCTCGCAATTGGGCAGACTGCAACGCATCGCGGCCGGCGAACACTTGCCCTCGGAAATCCATCCCGCGGTGATGGAAGAAACCCCGATCCTGGAAATCGATCAGTTCAACCTGTGGTATGGATCCAAGCAAGCCTTGTTCGATGTGTCGATGAACATTCCCACCGGCAAAGTAACCGCCTTGATCGGTCCTTCCGGCTGCGGCAAGTCGACCCTGCTGCGCAGCGTCAATCGCATGAACGACCTGATCGACGCGGTCCGCACCAGCGGTGACATGCGGCTGTATGACCAGTCCATTCTGTCTCCGGATGTGGACGTGATCGAGCTGCGGAAATTGATGGGCATGGTATTCCAAAAACCCAATCCGTTTCCGATGAGCATTTTTGAGAATGTCGTTTACCCGCTACGGATCGACGGCGAAAACAACCGCCGCGTGCTGGACGAAGTCTGCGAAAAAAGCCTGCGGGGCGCCGCCTTGTGGGATGAAGTCAAAGACCGACTGCACGAGAGTGGGCTGAGCTTGTCGGGCGGGCAACAGCAACGGCTGTGCATCGCTCGAGCCATCGCCAGCGATCCCGAAGTCCTGCTGCTGGACGAACCCTGCTCGGCGCTCGATCCGGTGTCCTCGGGCAAGGTCGAAGATCTGA from Roseimaritima ulvae includes these protein-coding regions:
- a CDS encoding ABC transporter permease subunit, whose amino-acid sequence is MNSDTSNADSRRIVRKRSRKTRRSVLFADRIAGLSIKLGGIGTILAVSLVFVFLLWVVFPLFLPTSTESQPGFPKELASQDGSVIHMGVNEYLHIMWTVDRDGRLSWYRSETGEQIGSRELFPDQQLVAWSFALRDGHVAFAFEDATVQIGKIEFQTSFVPAADLPDGVQDLPIGTGVPHEGGILERTPEDQFRLQTLVAELEDPIAVEVDSRIALIDLSVSSKGTMFALLTESGELRLARVTQRKNLLTGKITTKLREGKAQVDLPEDETPTQILLAGLGDSVIVTGKSGSALRFDCRNASQPTLVESLDLVEDPTAELTAAEFLIGKTSLVAGDSQGNVDVWFRTKPENATTTDGATLVRAHRLPAADSAVISLASSPRSRMIAAGFADRTVRLYHVTSNQQLAEVQLDGGELPASQLAIAPKDDAIVSMNDQQLQIWQVDASHPEITWSSIFSAVWYEGYEHPEHSWQSSSGTDEFEEKYGMIPLVFGTLKSTFYSMLFAVPLALLAAIYTSEFLHPKTKARVKPTIEIMASLPSVVLGFLAALFFAPLVEDIVPEVLTAVVAIPFAFLLGAYLWQLLPAAVEVRARQIRIFGISLALPIGLVAAFLLGDTVESWLFAGDIKAWLDGQIGTGAGAWMFILLPLSAASVIWCVNSYVTPRIRRAGRAWQRSHFALVDFGKFLLACLATLAIAYLASTLLNGMGWDPRGSYVGTYVQRNSLIVGAIMGFAVIPIIYTIADDALSAVPESIRAASLGAGATPWQTAIRVVVPTAMSGLFSAIMVGLGRAVGETMIVLMAAGNTALMDLNLFNGFRTLSANIAVELPEAVINSSHYRMLFLAALLLFLITFVVNTVAEVIRLRFRKRAFQL
- the pstA gene encoding phosphate ABC transporter permease PstA, with the protein product MSIETEPAPDSLPAAPTAPSSNTGLKRRLVGGGQSLAARSEPMLWLHGGALVICMVMIVGLLLLVIYQGATTFWPGAITQVRTLDGDTILGEVARNDRYELGYGDIDMFSDPVREQALSLLNPNFQNKFTDLRDKHGLADFVIQQSPSVERTLQKHVSGLPQVKAAPAVDRKALVDGLTAAFAAKQTDVSAQLATQIETALQADDSGAALFALWQQWKQTDETWQGNPDPNAMLAAVQQDDEVLESLVGNRLLTLQSYDVSIAAKRRLFRTGNYELTNEHFTWVNDFAIEADSETDPEWAVLFERLTWGRFYGVPKELQIDGVASETDASPDNTWSRFLELHPEVRARWAQRRELEISETGEINHELEQARLELRGVELAYGNGSPQWEQAEQEFQQQKAQLDEAFAEIREQIQDLDKENDRYQLIVTTSAGQDHAIPLADIVRTYPANQLGFGQRLSIYFSRWWEFLSDDPREANSEGGVFPAIWGTVVMTLLMSVVVVPFGVLAALYLREYAKAGWMVSIVRIAINNLAGVPSIVFGVFGLGFFCYLIGASIDELFFETKLPSPTFGTGGIMWAALTLALLTLPVVIVATEEALAAVPRSMREGSLACGATKWQTIRRIVLPRAMPGIMTGMILAMARGAGEVAPLMLVGAVKLAPELPMDGRLPFVHLERSFMHLGFHIYDLGFQSQNSEAAKPMVFTTTLLLIALIALMNFLAIGLRSRLKKRFAYSQF
- the pstB gene encoding phosphate ABC transporter ATP-binding protein PstB, giving the protein MSRETLPQENASGADASDDAGPRSQLGRLQRIAAGEHLPSEIHPAVMEETPILEIDQFNLWYGSKQALFDVSMNIPTGKVTALIGPSGCGKSTLLRSVNRMNDLIDAVRTSGDMRLYDQSILSPDVDVIELRKLMGMVFQKPNPFPMSIFENVVYPLRIDGENNRRVLDEVCEKSLRGAALWDEVKDRLHESGLSLSGGQQQRLCIARAIASDPEVLLLDEPCSALDPVSSGKVEDLISELSGQYTILVVTHNMQQAARVSDFTAFMYLGHLIEYGHTEVLFNDPRLRETDDYITGRFG